A single region of the Verrucomicrobiota bacterium genome encodes:
- the xylB gene encoding xylulokinase, protein MMSDVFIGIDSGTQSTKAIVLEGKNGKVLSEANATYGLIPHLPEGAKEQEPKTWVSAMERSIREAVRKSKIKPEQVKGIGVSGQQHGFVALDSDGNVIRPAKLWCDTSTSNEANSLIKKLGGPKKVIALGGNSIPAGFTASKIAWLKKKEPKNYAKLATVLLPHDYLNYYLTGGAITMEPGDASGTGLFDVKTRKWHSKLVRSIDPNLERKLPKIHNSSQPAGLLDSKVARKLGLSPGVVVSAGGGDNMMGAIGTGNTKVGVVTLSLGTSGTIYAYSARPTIDSLGQVAAFCDSTGAWLPLICTMNATVATELVKTVFKWTNDRLTKEAAKVPVGCGGLQLLPYFEGERVPNLPNGKGVYFGLDSTTFKPGYMARAAMEGVTFGLNYGLNRLRDLGIRPKQIRLTGGGSKNPVWRQIVADIFEAEVVALATAEGAALGAAIQAKWCYGLSRGENLRIQKITDAFVKTDPKTKCKPVKEHVKVYRPLQEMHNQLAQASAPLFDRLSNVR, encoded by the coding sequence ATGATGAGCGACGTTTTTATTGGGATTGATAGCGGAACGCAAAGCACAAAAGCAATCGTTCTTGAAGGCAAAAACGGAAAAGTACTTAGCGAGGCTAATGCGACTTATGGCTTAATACCTCACTTGCCTGAAGGAGCTAAAGAGCAAGAACCCAAGACTTGGGTGAGTGCTATGGAGCGCTCGATCAGAGAGGCTGTGCGGAAATCCAAGATCAAACCGGAGCAAGTTAAGGGTATAGGTGTTTCAGGACAACAGCACGGTTTTGTTGCTTTAGATTCTGATGGAAATGTTATTCGTCCCGCTAAACTATGGTGTGATACGAGTACCTCAAATGAAGCGAATTCTCTTATTAAGAAGTTAGGTGGCCCCAAAAAAGTAATAGCCTTGGGAGGCAACTCTATTCCGGCAGGTTTTACGGCGTCTAAAATTGCCTGGTTGAAAAAAAAAGAACCCAAAAACTATGCTAAACTAGCGACGGTTTTACTTCCACATGATTACTTAAATTATTATCTAACGGGTGGCGCTATTACGATGGAGCCTGGTGATGCTTCTGGAACCGGACTGTTTGATGTGAAGACAAGAAAATGGCATAGCAAATTGGTGCGTTCCATTGATCCAAACTTAGAACGTAAGTTACCTAAAATTCATAACAGCTCTCAGCCGGCAGGGCTTCTTGATTCTAAGGTAGCTAGAAAATTGGGGCTATCACCAGGGGTTGTTGTTTCTGCTGGGGGTGGCGATAATATGATGGGTGCCATTGGGACCGGTAACACCAAAGTAGGTGTTGTTACCTTAAGTTTAGGGACTTCGGGCACCATCTATGCTTATTCTGCTCGGCCTACGATTGATTCTCTAGGCCAGGTGGCTGCTTTCTGTGATAGCACAGGCGCTTGGTTGCCTTTAATTTGCACCATGAATGCAACTGTTGCTACAGAATTGGTCAAAACAGTATTCAAGTGGACAAATGATAGATTAACAAAGGAAGCCGCTAAGGTGCCTGTGGGTTGTGGAGGGCTTCAGCTTTTACCTTATTTTGAGGGAGAGAGAGTGCCGAATCTGCCCAATGGAAAAGGCGTTTATTTTGGCCTAGACTCGACGACTTTTAAACCGGGCTACATGGCTCGGGCCGCTATGGAGGGTGTAACTTTTGGATTGAACTACGGTCTTAATAGGCTAAGAGATTTGGGCATACGGCCCAAACAAATTCGTCTGACTGGAGGTGGATCCAAAAATCCTGTATGGCGCCAAATTGTAGCAGACATCTTTGAAGCAGAGGTTGTAGCGTTGGCAACCGCAGAAGGAGCCGCGCTAGGAGCGGCAATCCAGGCGAAGTGGTGCTACGGACTATCTAGAGGAGAGAATCTTCGTATTCAAAAAATAACGGATGCTTTTGTGAAGACAGACCCTAAAACTAAGTGTAAGCCAGTGAAAGAGCATGTGAAAGTCTACCGACCACTCCAAGAGATGCATAATCAGTTAGCACAAGCTAGCGCACCTTTGTTTGATCGACTCTCCAATGTACGCTAA